The window GAGGACTCAAACGAAAGGGTTAGGTAGAACTACGTAAGTTATCAACGATAAGTTTTACCTATCTGCTTAATTTTACAGGTCAACCAGAAATGTAAATGCGACTAAAGAGTGTCGGAACTACGTAGTTGTTTGTCTGCAGGTGACTCCGGCAAAAAGTTGCCAATTTGTGACAAACGGCAGGAATGAAAACGAAAAAAGCTCCGACACGCGGAGCTTTTTTGCAAACAATAGTTATCCGAAACAGATGACGTTAAATCGCTTTGTAGATAACTTTGTTACCTGAAAGTTGCTCTTTAACGACCAGGTTTTCGTCCAGTAGTTTTTTCAGAGCGCCGGTTGCCCAAGAAGCCGCTTTGGTATCTTCCTGACCTGCAGCCAGACCAATCGACTTAGGATTGATGCCTTCAGCATTGGCGGCAACGATGTCCAGCACCTGTTGCTGTTTTGGAGTTAATGCTACGTCTACTTTTTTCGCTGCTGCTACTTGTTCGGCCACTGGCTTAACCGCGGCTTTCTTTTCAACAACAGGTTTTGCAGTTGCAGGCTTTGCTGTTTTCGGCGCTGAAGCAAGGTTTGCTGCAATCGCTTTAATGCGTTTTTGCAGTTTAGCCTGCACGTTACGCTTATGAGCAAGTCTCATCGAGTATGTCTCCATTTCACTGCACAAAGCGCAGTGGTGAAAATTTGAAGCGCGTTTTATATCAAAATTCGTCAGCCTTTTGTAGGGTGTTGGTCAAGTTAGGCTACAAAAACACGATATTCGGCCATGATTGACTACAATTTAGACATGCATCCAACTGATCCCTTGTTGCACTACTGAGTATAAATACAGAGAAATAACAGCCAATTGCCGTGAACCTTATGCAAACAGTTCATTTATCCAACCATCATTTTGATCTGCGCTCACCCTACCTGCGCATGATTGGTTTTATTGTCATCATCTCGACCTTGTTTCTGGTCATTCTTGCTCCGGGGTGGCAACAGGCACTTTTGTCTCTCATTGCTATGTGCATATTGTGTGGCAGCGGCTACTGGCTGATCAGAAAAAGCTGGATCGGTTATACGCTGACACCGACCCATTTTCAGCAGCACCTGTTTCATGGTGGCTGGGTCGTAAAGTGGAATAACATCAGCGCGATAGGCATTTGCAGTTATGAACAGGAAGGGTGGCATCAACCTCTGCCCTGGATTGGCATACGACTCAAAAGCTATGAGCCCTACCTGGACGCCATTTGCCCGCGTATTGCCACCGAGATCCTGCTCAGGCAGCGGGCACTGCTTTATCTTGGTGCCAGACAACACAACCAGCATCATCAGTTTGAAGACATGGTGCTGAACAGCCGTCCGTTTTGCGAACATGGCGGAAAAATGTACCGCGGTCTGATGGCGATGCTTGCCAATCGCATGTGCTATCAGCGCCGCTTTTACGGCTATGATGTGTTTATTGCCAGCAGTGATTTAGATCGCAGCGCGGAGGAGTTTGTCGGTCTGACCCGGCGCTATCTTGCCGCAGCCGAGCCAGAAACCTTTACCTGATCACAGTGCAGGAAATTAACGGATTCCGAATCCTGAGTTAACGTGTCTAAGGACTAAGTTAACGGAGTATGAGGACTAGGTTAACGGAGTCTGAGGGCTCTGCAGACCGTCCAACGTAATCAGTACAACGGCATTTCATCGGCAACAAATGGATTGCTGGCGCGCTCGTGACCAAAGGTGGAAATCGGGCCATGACCGGGGACAAAAGTCACATCATTACCCATCGGCCACAGTTTAGTTTTGATGGAATTGATCAGGGTATTGAAGTCACCCTGTGGAAAGTCTGTGCGTCCGATACTGCCGTTAAACAGCACATCACCAACGAAAGCCAGGCGAGCTTCATTGCTGAACAACACAACATGGCCCGGGGTATGACCCGGAGTATGGACAACGTCAAGCACCTGCTGACCAAAGGTGATGGTATCCCCTTCCTGCAGCCACTGAGACGGCGTAAACGCTTTGGTCAGAGGAAAACCAAACATCTTGCTCTGACCTTCCAGCCCTTGCAGCCAGAAATCATCGTCCTGATGCGGTCCAACAACGGCGACTCCACCCAGCATATCAGCCAGTGGTTCAGTACCGCCGACATGATCAAGGTGACCATGAGTCAACACCAGTTGCTCGACCTTAACACCAAGTTCATCAATCAAGGCTTTGAGTTGCTGAACATCACCACCCGGATCGACAACAATCCCCTGCATGGTTTCATCACACCATACAATGGAGCAGTTTTGCGCAAAAGGCGTAACAGGAACGATCTGGTATTTTAAAGACATGGGCAACCTTGTTCGAAACAATAAATTAAGTTGCCCGAACTATGACATTCCCGCCTCATTTTGACAAGTTGCGACCCGGATTGTGGATAACTTCCGAGCCTTGTTTACGATCCTTGCCAGCGACGCACCGGGCCAGTATCTATATGGACAAACTGGCTCTTGGGATAGTACCCGACACCGCCCGCGTTGAGACTTAATGCTGCATCATGCACTTGTTTTAGTGACACACCATCAAGGCGAAAATCGATTGCCTGGCCCAACATATGGAAACTTTTTTTCGCCACACCGGAAGAGCGATTGCGCAACATGGCATTGGTTACCGGCGAACGATAACCGGAAATAATCTGAACTTCGCTTTCTACCCCCAATAATTGCTGAATGCGAGAAATCTGATCGAACAGATTTTTATCCATCGGATGGGTTTCGTCCTGGCGGAAATCACGGCAAATGTGATTCAGACGTTGTAACTCAGAACGCACATAGCGCTGACCATTAAAATAACAAGATTCTAATGATTCACCGGTATGCAGGTTATTCAGAGCCAACACACGAGGTTTATGGGGATAAGAAGCATGGGCTATGCCCGGAGCGCAGGTTGCAAGCACCAAACCAGAAACCGGCGAACTTTAAAAAATCGCGACGTGACAGACTCAAAACAACACCTTTAAACTACGGAATTCGATCTTAATAATCCGGCAAACTACCGGACTCCTCAGACAAGATCAAATGCATAATTTGTGCTAGTTTGGTCACAAAATGTCACAAGATAAGTTTACTATTTGACCAATAAAGGGATTTTCCCTGTGTCATTTTTTCGCAAATTTAGATTTGGATCATCCCCTGTCATTTTTCAGGCGGTCAAAGCGGTAAATATCGTCCCGATAGTGGATGCTTCCGGCCTCGTACCACACCGTTTGATAGATAATATGCACAGGTATGCGCTTTTTCAGCGGGATCGAATGATTACTTCCCCGCTGATCCTGCATCAAATCTTTATCATTGATTCCCTGCATCTCCAGTAAAGTCAGAGCGAGGCGATCAGCATGCTCAACCCTGATACAACCGGAGCTGAACGCGCGCGACGGATTATTGAACAGATGTTTGCTCGGTGTGTCATGTAAGTAAATTGCACGCTTGTTTGGCGTATTAAATTTATACAAACCCAGCGCGTTCTGATTGCCTGACTGCTGACGTAAACGATATGGAAAGGCTTTAGGTTTGACGCTATTCCAGTCGATCTGAGTCGGGTCCATTTTCTGGCTTGAGTTCCAGCTCTCAATAATATCAATATGATGCCGGCTCAGATAGGTGTGGTCACGTTTAGCCAGCGGCAAAATATCCTCGACCATAATTTTATAAGGTACATTCCAGGTCGGATTGAGAATCAGAGAATCAAGCCGGGTATTCATCACGGGAGTCGGCCGGCTGACCTTACCTACCACCACTTTGGACTGAAACACCTCTTTACCCGAGTGCCAGTACTTAAGTTCGAAGCCGGGAACATTGACCACAATACTGGTGTCAGTATCAGTGGGCCATAACCGCATCCGCTCCGCATTGATAGCCAGCAAAGCCAAACGATCTTCCAGCTTGAGGTTCAGCCATTTCAGGGTGTTGACGCCGATGAAACCATCCACTTTCAATCCGTGCATACGCTGAAACTGTTTGACCGGCTCGACCAGAGTATTGTCATACCACGTGACAGCGTCACTCACATCGCTGACATCAATATTGACCAGAGCCAGTCGCGTGATCAACGTGCTACGATCCTCGAGACTATCACCGGGCTTCTTAAGTCCGGCCTGCACATAGACCGGCATAATTAATGGCGTTTGCTGATTCAGGTAACGGTAAGCACTGAGTAGCTGTCGATAGGCGGGATCGGACGGCGCATATTGATCAATCAGCATACTGATGTTTTGCGTACCGATGGCAATATGCAGATCCAGCAAAGCCTGCTCGCTTGGCTGAGGCAGACTCAACAATTTTTTCTGTTCAAAAAACCAACTCACCCCCTGCTGTGGTGCCTGCTCGGCATAACTTAAGTAAAGCATCAGCGTGTCGGTCGCCAGCAGATCATATTCGAA is drawn from Vibrio sp. CDRSL-10 TSBA and contains these coding sequences:
- a CDS encoding DUF2982 domain-containing protein; the encoded protein is MQTVHLSNHHFDLRSPYLRMIGFIVIISTLFLVILAPGWQQALLSLIAMCILCGSGYWLIRKSWIGYTLTPTHFQQHLFHGGWVVKWNNISAIGICSYEQEGWHQPLPWIGIRLKSYEPYLDAICPRIATEILLRQRALLYLGARQHNQHHQFEDMVLNSRPFCEHGGKMYRGLMAMLANRMCYQRRFYGYDVFIASSDLDRSAEEFVGLTRRYLAAAEPETFT
- a CDS encoding L,D-transpeptidase family protein produces the protein MQRLGILFFLLICVSTPLSASPYFSKLGWLEERSSVESLLQFPGQLERIYHQNNDQLIWVDMRDTQHFERQLDLVRLANISPLFERQLQALIHYRNQGDWFEYDLLATDTLMLYLSYAEQAPQQGVSWFFEQKKLLSLPQPSEQALLDLHIAIGTQNISMLIDQYAPSDPAYRQLLSAYRYLNQQTPLIMPVYVQAGLKKPGDSLEDRSTLITRLALVNIDVSDVSDAVTWYDNTLVEPVKQFQRMHGLKVDGFIGVNTLKWLNLKLEDRLALLAINAERMRLWPTDTDTSIVVNVPGFELKYWHSGKEVFQSKVVVGKVSRPTPVMNTRLDSLILNPTWNVPYKIMVEDILPLAKRDHTYLSRHHIDIIESWNSSQKMDPTQIDWNSVKPKAFPYRLRQQSGNQNALGLYKFNTPNKRAIYLHDTPSKHLFNNPSRAFSSGCIRVEHADRLALTLLEMQGINDKDLMQDQRGSNHSIPLKKRIPVHIIYQTVWYEAGSIHYRDDIYRFDRLKNDRG
- a CDS encoding MarR family transcriptional regulator, with product MRLAHKRNVQAKLQKRIKAIAANLASAPKTAKPATAKPVVEKKAAVKPVAEQVAAAKKVDVALTPKQQQVLDIVAANAEGINPKSIGLAAGQEDTKAASWATGALKKLLDENLVVKEQLSGNKVIYKAI
- a CDS encoding MBL fold metallo-hydrolase produces the protein MSLKYQIVPVTPFAQNCSIVWCDETMQGIVVDPGGDVQQLKALIDELGVKVEQLVLTHGHLDHVGGTEPLADMLGGVAVVGPHQDDDFWLQGLEGQSKMFGFPLTKAFTPSQWLQEGDTITFGQQVLDVVHTPGHTPGHVVLFSNEARLAFVGDVLFNGSIGRTDFPQGDFNTLINSIKTKLWPMGNDVTFVPGHGPISTFGHERASNPFVADEMPLY